The following proteins are encoded in a genomic region of Paenibacillus sp. FSL R7-0273:
- a CDS encoding DUF2577 domain-containing protein, producing MLEAIKQAALGAIDATGPVMVQMGRVVSVNPLKVIVDNRLELTEDFLIIPESLTELKVNLRHTHTSGSGTTGEALTSPIILRKALAADDKLLLLRMQGGQRYIILDRVVSG from the coding sequence ATGCTGGAAGCCATTAAGCAAGCGGCGTTGGGCGCAATCGATGCGACCGGGCCGGTCATGGTACAGATGGGAAGAGTCGTAAGCGTAAATCCTCTCAAGGTGATAGTCGATAATCGGCTGGAGCTGACAGAGGATTTTTTAATTATCCCAGAATCGCTGACGGAGTTAAAGGTAAACCTCCGGCACACCCACACGTCCGGCAGCGGAACGACGGGCGAAGCACTGACCAGTCCCATTATCTTACGAAAAGCACTGGCTGCCGATGATAAGCTCCTGCTGCTCCGGATGCAGGGTGGACAGCGTTA